A part of Streptomyces sp. NBC_01210 genomic DNA contains:
- the ypfJ gene encoding KPN_02809 family neutral zinc metallopeptidase, producing the protein MQFDDDADLDTSEVQDVRGSRIPGGRTTVGGGIVGLIALILGLLFGVGPDQLGLSSGDTDPAATASSQAQVNQACRRGSDANTREDCRIVAVVNSVQDYWRAEFPRRQGRYSDARTVMFTGRVGTACGTATSAVGPFYCPGDRKVYLDLGFFDELRTTFGSSGGPFAQAYVVAHEYGHHVQNLTGALQRAQDGGQGANSSAVKVELQADCYAGVWAHHATTTPDEATGRPLLTSLTAADIQDGLDAAAAVGDDRIQEKFQGRVTPETWTHGSAAQRRQWFYNGFRTGDMARCNTFA; encoded by the coding sequence ATGCAGTTCGACGACGACGCCGATCTGGACACTTCCGAGGTCCAGGATGTGCGCGGCAGCCGCATTCCCGGCGGCAGAACCACCGTCGGCGGCGGCATCGTCGGCCTCATCGCGTTGATCCTGGGGCTCCTCTTCGGGGTGGGGCCCGACCAGCTCGGGCTGTCGTCGGGCGACACCGACCCGGCAGCGACGGCGTCGTCGCAGGCGCAGGTCAATCAGGCGTGCAGGCGGGGCTCGGATGCCAACACCAGGGAGGACTGCCGGATCGTCGCGGTGGTCAACAGTGTGCAGGATTACTGGCGGGCCGAGTTCCCGCGGCGCCAGGGGCGTTATTCGGACGCGCGGACAGTCATGTTCACGGGCCGGGTGGGTACGGCGTGCGGGACCGCGACCTCGGCGGTCGGCCCCTTCTACTGCCCCGGCGACCGGAAGGTCTATCTGGACCTCGGCTTCTTCGACGAACTGCGGACCACATTCGGGTCGAGCGGCGGTCCGTTCGCCCAGGCGTATGTGGTGGCCCATGAGTACGGCCACCATGTGCAGAACCTGACAGGCGCACTGCAGCGGGCACAGGACGGGGGACAGGGCGCCAACAGCAGTGCCGTGAAGGTGGAGTTGCAGGCGGACTGCTACGCCGGGGTGTGGGCGCACCATGCGACGACCACGCCCGACGAGGCCACCGGCCGGCCGCTGCTGACCTCGCTGACGGCGGCGGACATCCAGGACGGTCTGGACGCGGCGGCGGCGGTCGGCGACGACCGGATCCAGGAGAAGTTCCAGGGCCGGGTCACTCCGGAGACCTGGACGCACGGCTCGGCTGCGCAACGCCGGCAGTGGTTCTACAACGGCTTCCGCACGGGCGACATGGCCCGGTGCAACACCTTCGCCTGA
- a CDS encoding VOC family protein, whose product MSQSPSICPTLVYTDAKAAIKQLTEAFGFTEHAVYEDEAGAVLHAELTFGNGMVMLGSKGTGSEFDKLMEGGGPTGVFVHVDDVDAHHSHAVEHGADIVMPPTDQDYGARDYMARDIEGNVWSFGTYTPGTEES is encoded by the coding sequence ATGTCGCAGTCACCGAGCATCTGTCCGACGCTGGTGTACACGGACGCGAAGGCCGCGATCAAGCAACTCACCGAGGCCTTCGGCTTCACCGAGCACGCGGTGTACGAGGACGAGGCAGGCGCGGTGCTGCACGCCGAGCTGACCTTCGGCAACGGCATGGTGATGCTGGGGAGCAAGGGCACCGGCAGCGAATTCGACAAGCTGATGGAGGGCGGCGGGCCGACGGGTGTGTTCGTCCATGTCGACGATGTCGACGCACATCACAGCCATGCGGTGGAGCATGGCGCGGACATCGTGATGCCGCCGACCGACCAGGACTACGGCGCGCGTGACTACATGGCGCGCGATATCGAGGGCAATGTGTGGAGCTTCGGCACGTACACACCAGGGACGGAGGAGTCCTAG
- a CDS encoding alpha/beta hydrolase, with protein MRPATATAVAVTTLIGVGAAAIAAGRYASDLALKAPPGRPLPGDPRLTVHATAPGRLTLTRSLASLRPGTYGIEGPDVHAVVGPVLDDVPHAADTVVRRLERVTHGNLEPGTRVRLTPQVHSGDPGSALRLKYSDIDIPGELGALPAWFVPGARDTWVITVHGLGATREHPMNIMKFLHAHRFPVLALAYRGDLGAPRSPDGLGHLGDSEWRDLDAAIRYAVRYGAQRIVLHGWSTGASMALHATANSALRDRINGLVLDSPVLDWEATLRNLAAARGTPGPLLTLAVRAAQGRTGLHGDRLLEAADPDTMRVPTLIYHGPDDTLAPWYPSRELAARRPQLISLQTVQHAPHGAMWNADPARYEEALRRFLTPLM; from the coding sequence GTGCGCCCGGCAACAGCGACGGCGGTAGCCGTCACCACTCTGATCGGTGTCGGCGCGGCCGCGATAGCGGCCGGCCGCTACGCCAGCGATCTCGCGCTCAAGGCGCCGCCCGGCCGGCCCCTGCCCGGTGACCCCCGGCTCACCGTGCACGCCACGGCCCCGGGCCGGCTGACGCTGACCCGCAGCCTCGCCTCGCTGCGCCCCGGTACGTACGGAATCGAGGGCCCGGACGTCCACGCGGTCGTCGGCCCCGTCCTCGACGATGTCCCGCACGCCGCCGACACCGTCGTACGCCGACTGGAACGCGTCACCCACGGCAACCTGGAACCGGGCACCAGGGTGCGGCTCACCCCGCAGGTGCACAGCGGCGACCCGGGCAGCGCGCTACGCCTCAAGTACAGCGATATCGACATCCCCGGCGAACTGGGCGCGCTGCCCGCCTGGTTCGTGCCCGGCGCCCGCGACACGTGGGTGATCACTGTGCACGGCCTGGGCGCCACACGGGAACACCCCATGAACATCATGAAGTTTCTGCACGCCCACCGGTTCCCCGTGCTCGCCCTCGCCTACCGCGGAGATCTCGGCGCCCCCAGATCCCCGGACGGCCTCGGTCACCTCGGCGACTCCGAGTGGCGCGACCTGGACGCCGCCATCCGCTACGCCGTGCGCTACGGCGCCCAGCGCATCGTCCTCCACGGCTGGTCCACCGGCGCCTCGATGGCTCTGCACGCCACGGCCAACTCCGCGCTGCGCGATCGGATCAACGGACTCGTACTGGACTCACCGGTCCTCGACTGGGAAGCCACGCTGCGCAATCTGGCCGCCGCCCGGGGCACCCCGGGGCCGCTGCTGACGCTCGCCGTCAGGGCTGCGCAGGGCAGAACGGGACTGCACGGCGACCGGCTGCTCGAGGCCGCGGACCCGGACACGATGCGCGTACCGACGCTGATCTACCACGGCCCGGACGACACCCTCGCGCCGTGGTATCCGTCCCGCGAACTCGCTGCCCGCCGCCCCCAGCTGATCAGCCTGCAGACCGTCCAGCACGCCCCGCACGGCGCGATGTGGAACGCCGACCCGGCACGCTACGAAGAAGCCCTGCGCCGTTTCCTCACCCCCCTGATGTAG
- a CDS encoding class II aldolase/adducin family protein yields the protein MTDQVRQDAIERAWEDLVATARRTAAEGLVVGTSGNVSVRVGGLVLVTPSGVPYDRLSPEDAVAVDLDGNQVLGDLAPTSELPLHLEVYRNTTAVAVVHTHAVHATAVSTLVPELPLIHYMAAALGGPVRVAAYALYGTEELAENMLCALRDRTGCLLQNHGTVTYGDSLDQAYDRTAQLEWMCRLWLTAAALPGYSPTLLSRSQLHEVADKLQSYGQPR from the coding sequence ATGACCGATCAGGTGCGGCAGGACGCGATCGAGCGGGCGTGGGAAGACCTCGTGGCCACGGCCCGCAGAACAGCGGCGGAAGGCCTGGTGGTAGGCACCTCGGGCAATGTCTCGGTACGGGTCGGCGGACTCGTCCTGGTCACCCCGAGCGGAGTGCCCTACGACCGGCTCAGTCCCGAGGACGCCGTCGCCGTCGATCTCGACGGGAACCAGGTCCTCGGTGATCTCGCCCCCACCAGCGAGCTGCCGCTGCACCTCGAGGTCTACCGGAACACCACCGCCGTCGCCGTCGTGCACACCCACGCCGTGCACGCCACCGCCGTCTCCACCCTCGTCCCGGAGCTGCCGCTCATCCACTACATGGCGGCCGCCCTCGGCGGCCCCGTGCGCGTCGCCGCGTACGCCCTGTACGGAACGGAGGAGCTGGCCGAGAACATGCTGTGCGCCCTGCGGGACCGCACCGGCTGCCTCCTCCAGAACCACGGCACGGTCACCTACGGCGACTCCCTCGACCAGGCCTACGACCGCACCGCCCAGCTGGAGTGGATGTGCCGGCTCTGGCTGACCGCCGCGGCGCTGCCCGGCTACTCGCCCACCCTGCTCTCCCGGTCCCAGCTGCACGAGGTGGCGGACAAGCTTCAGAGCTACGGCCAGCCCCGCTGA
- a CDS encoding inorganic phosphate transporter, whose translation MEHITLLLAIVIATALVFDFTNGFHDTANAMATTISTGALKPKTAVAMAAALNLVGAFLSVEVAKTISSGIVTESGITPEVIFAALVGAILWNLMTWLIGLPSSSSHALMGGLIGATIASVGVSGVNGGTVVTKVLIPAIAAPLVAGLAAFLAARLTYKIGKNADEKATAKGFRAGQIASAGLVSLAHGTNDAQKTMGVITLALVAGGVLSPGSNPPMWVILSAGLAIAMGTYLGGWRIIRTLGTGLTDLRPQQGFAAQTSAASVILASSNLGFSLSTTHSCSGAVMGAGLGRKGGVVRWSTATRMFVAWGLTLPAAGMVAAGSEFVSRQGDWGVAVVAAFLIGACVAIWFISRRQVVDHTNVNAVDADAEPAGVVTTAIAAVTPPPAGTPAQDFKTTIPAPAPTDSEPTQPATV comes from the coding sequence ATGGAACACATCACCTTGCTGCTCGCGATTGTGATCGCGACAGCTCTCGTGTTCGATTTCACGAACGGTTTCCACGACACCGCCAACGCGATGGCGACGACCATCTCGACCGGCGCTCTGAAGCCCAAGACGGCGGTGGCCATGGCCGCCGCGCTCAACCTCGTCGGCGCGTTCCTGTCGGTGGAGGTCGCCAAGACGATCTCCAGCGGCATCGTCACCGAGTCAGGCATCACACCCGAAGTCATCTTCGCTGCGCTCGTCGGCGCCATCCTCTGGAACCTGATGACCTGGCTGATCGGCCTGCCGTCCAGTTCCTCGCACGCCCTCATGGGCGGTCTGATCGGCGCCACCATCGCCTCGGTCGGCGTCAGCGGCGTCAATGGCGGCACAGTCGTCACCAAGGTGCTGATCCCCGCGATCGCGGCCCCGCTGGTCGCCGGCCTCGCGGCGTTCCTCGCCGCCCGGCTGACATACAAGATCGGCAAGAACGCCGACGAGAAGGCCACCGCGAAGGGCTTCCGCGCCGGCCAGATCGCCTCGGCGGGCCTGGTCTCCCTGGCCCACGGCACCAACGACGCCCAGAAGACCATGGGCGTCATCACGCTGGCGCTCGTCGCCGGCGGCGTCCTCTCCCCCGGCTCCAACCCCCCGATGTGGGTCATCCTCTCCGCCGGTCTCGCGATCGCGATGGGCACCTACCTCGGCGGCTGGCGCATCATCCGCACCCTGGGCACGGGCCTCACCGACCTCCGGCCGCAGCAGGGCTTCGCCGCCCAGACCAGCGCGGCCAGCGTCATTCTCGCCTCCTCCAACCTCGGCTTCTCGCTGTCGACGACGCACTCCTGCTCCGGCGCCGTGATGGGCGCGGGCCTGGGCCGCAAGGGCGGCGTGGTCCGCTGGTCCACCGCCACCCGGATGTTCGTCGCCTGGGGTCTGACCCTGCCGGCCGCGGGTATGGTCGCCGCGGGCTCGGAGTTCGTGTCCAGGCAGGGCGACTGGGGTGTCGCGGTCGTCGCGGCCTTCCTGATCGGCGCCTGCGTCGCGATCTGGTTCATCTCCCGCCGCCAGGTGGTCGACCACACCAACGTCAACGCGGTGGACGCCGACGCCGAGCCCGCGGGTGTCGTCACCACCGCCATCGCGGCCGTCACCCCGCCGCCGGCCGGCACGCCCGCGCAGGACTTCAAGACCACCATCCCGGCTCCGGCCCCCACCGACTCCGAGCCGACGCAGCCGGCCACGGTGTAA
- a CDS encoding cobalamin biosynthesis protein, with protein sequence MRADREFVYGATAGLAGDLLLGDPRRGHPVAAFGRAAGAVEHVLWRDHRGWGALHTAVCAGGAAGAAAVLARGVRGRGRASVALIAAATWAVVGGTSLGREARAIGGALAAGDVDVARERLPHLCGRDPQALDEQQIARAVVESVAENTSDAVVGALVWGALAGVPGLVGFRAVNTLDAMVGHKSSKYRRFGWASARLDDVAGWPGARLTAGLAVLAGGDARGAVRAWRADAKKHPSPNAGPVEAAFAGALGVRLGGTLSYGGRVEHRPVLNGTGRPVEFGDIERAVRLSRRVGWLTLATCAAGRLAGHALRARRAEKGRG encoded by the coding sequence ATGCGTGCCGACCGTGAATTCGTGTACGGCGCCACCGCCGGCCTGGCCGGCGACCTGCTGCTCGGCGATCCCCGCCGCGGGCATCCGGTCGCCGCGTTCGGGCGGGCCGCGGGCGCTGTCGAGCATGTCCTGTGGCGTGACCACCGTGGCTGGGGCGCACTGCACACCGCCGTGTGCGCCGGAGGCGCCGCGGGTGCCGCCGCGGTTCTCGCGCGCGGTGTACGGGGCCGCGGCCGCGCATCCGTCGCACTGATCGCCGCGGCCACCTGGGCCGTCGTCGGAGGTACGTCGCTGGGCCGCGAGGCGCGGGCCATCGGCGGCGCGCTCGCCGCCGGTGACGTGGACGTGGCGCGGGAGCGCCTGCCGCATCTGTGCGGGCGCGATCCGCAGGCGCTGGACGAGCAGCAGATCGCACGCGCCGTCGTCGAGTCCGTCGCCGAGAACACCTCCGACGCCGTGGTGGGCGCGCTGGTCTGGGGCGCCCTCGCGGGCGTGCCGGGTCTGGTGGGGTTCCGTGCCGTCAACACGCTGGACGCGATGGTCGGGCACAAGTCGTCCAAATACCGGAGGTTCGGCTGGGCCTCGGCGCGGCTCGACGATGTGGCCGGCTGGCCGGGGGCCCGGCTCACCGCGGGACTCGCGGTACTCGCGGGCGGGGATGCGCGCGGAGCCGTACGGGCCTGGCGGGCCGATGCGAAGAAGCACCCGAGCCCGAACGCGGGCCCGGTGGAGGCTGCGTTCGCGGGGGCGCTCGGCGTACGCCTGGGCGGGACCCTCTCGTACGGCGGCCGGGTGGAGCACCGTCCCGTACTCAACGGCACCGGGCGCCCGGTGGAGTTCGGCGACATCGAACGCGCCGTACGGCTCTCGCGGCGCGTCGGCTGGCTGACACTGGCGACCTGCGCGGCGGGCCGCCTGGCAGGTCACGCACTGCGCGCGCGGCGCGCGGAAAAGGGGCGGGGATGA
- a CDS encoding cobyric acid synthase gives MSRRRGGGLLVAGTTSDAGKSVVTAGICRWLVRRGVKVAPFKGQNMSLNSFVTREGAEIGRAQAMQAQAARVEPSALMNPVLLKPGSDRSSQVVLMGKPVGELSARGFFGGSEGASPGKTLHGGRQEALLGTVVECLEELRGTYEAVICEGAGSPAEINLRRTDIVNMGIARAAQLPVLVVGDIDRGGVFASFFGTTALLSAEDQALVAGYIVNKFRGDVSLLEPGIEMLRGLTGRHTYGILPYAHGLGIDEEDGLRVSLRGAVRESVVAPPVGEDILRVAVCAVPLMSNFTDVDALAAEPGVVVRFVDRAEELVDADLVVVPGTRGTVRALEWLKERGLADALARRAAEGRPVLGVCGGFQLLGEHIEDEVESRAGRVQGLGLLPVRVRFAREKTLARPVGEALGECVEGYEIHHGVAEVLGGDTFISDGDGHSLDGCRVGAVRGTHWHGSLESDGFRRAFLRDVAESAGRRFVPAPDTSFGALREEQLDRLGDLIEEHADTDALLRLIESGAPSGLPFIAPGAP, from the coding sequence ATGAGCAGGCGCAGAGGCGGCGGGCTGCTGGTGGCGGGGACCACGTCCGACGCGGGCAAGAGCGTCGTCACGGCCGGGATCTGCCGATGGCTGGTGCGGCGGGGAGTGAAGGTCGCGCCCTTCAAGGGGCAGAACATGTCCCTCAATTCGTTCGTGACGCGCGAGGGCGCGGAGATCGGCCGGGCGCAGGCCATGCAGGCGCAGGCCGCGCGCGTGGAGCCGAGCGCGCTGATGAATCCCGTGCTGCTCAAGCCGGGCAGCGACCGGTCGAGCCAGGTGGTCCTGATGGGTAAACCGGTGGGCGAACTGAGCGCCCGCGGGTTCTTCGGGGGGTCTGAGGGGGCGTCCCCCGGGAAAACCCTGCACGGTGGGCGGCAGGAGGCGCTGCTCGGGACCGTCGTGGAGTGCCTGGAGGAGCTGCGGGGCACGTATGAAGCCGTGATCTGCGAGGGGGCGGGCAGTCCGGCCGAGATCAATCTGCGGCGTACGGACATTGTGAACATGGGCATCGCGCGAGCGGCACAGCTCCCGGTGCTGGTGGTCGGAGACATCGACCGCGGTGGGGTCTTCGCCTCGTTCTTCGGGACCACCGCGCTGCTCAGCGCCGAGGATCAGGCGCTGGTCGCCGGATACATCGTCAACAAGTTCCGCGGCGATGTGTCGCTGCTGGAGCCCGGTATCGAGATGCTGCGCGGGCTGACCGGGCGGCACACGTACGGGATTCTGCCGTACGCCCACGGGCTCGGCATCGACGAGGAGGACGGGCTGCGGGTCTCGCTGCGCGGCGCGGTACGGGAGTCGGTGGTCGCGCCGCCCGTGGGCGAGGACATACTGCGGGTCGCGGTCTGTGCCGTGCCGCTGATGTCCAACTTCACGGACGTGGACGCGCTGGCCGCCGAGCCGGGTGTCGTCGTGCGGTTCGTGGACCGGGCCGAGGAACTTGTCGACGCCGACCTGGTGGTCGTGCCGGGAACCCGGGGCACGGTCAGGGCCCTGGAGTGGCTCAAGGAGCGCGGGCTGGCCGACGCGCTTGCGCGCCGGGCTGCCGAGGGGCGGCCCGTGCTCGGTGTCTGCGGCGGTTTCCAGCTCCTCGGCGAGCACATCGAGGACGAGGTCGAGTCGCGGGCGGGCCGTGTCCAGGGGCTTGGACTGCTGCCCGTGCGGGTGCGGTTCGCGCGCGAGAAGACCCTCGCCCGGCCGGTCGGCGAGGCCCTGGGTGAATGCGTGGAGGGCTACGAGATCCACCACGGCGTCGCCGAAGTACTCGGCGGCGACACGTTCATCTCCGATGGCGACGGACACAGCCTGGACGGCTGCCGGGTCGGCGCCGTCCGGGGTACGCACTGGCACGGATCGCTGGAGAGCGACGGCTTCCGCCGGGCGTTCCTGCGCGACGTCGCCGAGTCCGCGGGCCGGCGGTTCGTGCCCGCGCCCGACACCAGCTTCGGCGCGCTGCGCGAAGAGCAGCTGGACCGCCTCGGCGACCTCATCGAAGAACACGCGGATACGGATGCGCTGCTGCGGCTCATCGAGTCGGGCGCACCCTCAGGACTTCCCTTCATCGCACCTGGAGCGCCATGA
- the cobN gene encoding cobaltochelatase subunit CobN — translation MSTESTVLLLSTADTDLLAARASGAPYRIGNPTRIDVAEELPALIAGASVAVVRLLGGKRAWEDGLAALKASGIPTVLLGGEAVPDAELMAESSVHAGAVAEALQYLVEGGPGNLVELSRFLTEDVLLAGHGRAADAQDRHSAEPQKMPEWGVHGARAYVEERPSVGVLFYRAHQLSGNTGFVDTLCDAIEARGSNALPVYCGSLRGADAELYELLARTDALVATVLAAGGTRASDASAGGDDEAWDIGALAELNVPVLQGLCLTSSKATWEASDAALSPMDAAMQVAIPEFDGRIITVPFSFKEQGPDDVPVYVADPERAGRVAGIAVRHARLKHKPNAEKKLALVFTAYPTKHSRVGNAVGLDTPASAVRVLDALRDAGYAVEGYPDNGDELIHRLINAGGHDVEWLTEEQLAAAPARVPLADYRAWFDKLEPDLRDGMLEHWGEPPGSLYVDGDEIVLASLQFGNVIVMIQPPRGFGENPIAIYHDPDMPPSHHYMAAYRWLDNSFGADAIVHMGKHGTMEWLPGKGLGLSAGCGPDAVLGELPLVYPFIVNDPGEGTQAKRRGHATVVDHLVPPMARADTYGDLAKLEQLLDEYALVSDLDPTKAPAVRAQIWTLVKAAELHHDLHVDEQPDDGEFDSFVMHIDGYLCEIKDVQIRDGLHILGGGPEAEARVNLVLAVLRASQVWGGTANALPGLRACLAEHFGLVEKELLGEPGAPVKVPVELTELVEGPARTGADAIDLLEQLCRRLAEGMEERGWEVSAAAGLVAEVLGTAAPSGVTPPGPICPDAVAVLGFACAEVVPRLARTTDEIDHILLALDGGYVPAGPSGSPTRGLVNVLPTGRNFYSVDPKAIPSRLSWEVGQALADSLVARYLTDTGEYPKSVGLTVWGTSAMRTQGDDIAEILALLGCRPVWDDASRRVTGFEVVPVAELGRPRIDVTVRISGFFRDAFPHVVGLIDDAVRAVAELDEPAESNYVRAHADEDTAEHGDRRRATARIFGSKPGAYGAGLLPLIDARNWRSDADLAEVYAVWGGYAYGRGLEGRAARGDMETAFRRIAVAAKNVDTREHDLVDADDYFQYHGGMVAMVRHLTGESPEAYVGDSATPDQVKTRTLGEETHRVFRARVVNPRWMAAMRRHGYKGAFEMAATVDYLFGYDATAGVVDDWMYEKLSAEYVFDPENRAFMEKSNPWALRGITERLLEAADRGLWAEPDAETLERLRATYLELEGDLEGDA, via the coding sequence ATGAGCACCGAGAGCACCGTGCTGTTGCTGTCCACCGCCGATACGGATCTGCTGGCGGCCCGGGCCTCCGGCGCGCCCTACCGCATCGGCAATCCGACCCGTATCGATGTGGCGGAGGAGCTGCCCGCGCTCATCGCGGGCGCATCCGTCGCGGTCGTACGGCTGCTCGGCGGGAAGCGGGCCTGGGAGGACGGGCTCGCGGCCCTCAAGGCGTCCGGGATTCCGACCGTGCTGCTGGGCGGCGAGGCGGTGCCCGACGCGGAGTTGATGGCCGAGTCGTCCGTGCACGCGGGTGCTGTCGCGGAGGCCCTGCAGTATCTCGTCGAGGGCGGGCCCGGGAACCTCGTCGAGCTGTCCCGGTTCCTGACGGAGGACGTGCTGCTGGCCGGTCACGGTCGTGCCGCGGACGCGCAGGACAGGCACAGTGCCGAGCCGCAGAAGATGCCGGAGTGGGGCGTGCACGGCGCGCGTGCGTATGTGGAGGAGCGACCGAGCGTCGGCGTGCTCTTCTACCGCGCGCACCAGCTCTCCGGCAACACCGGATTCGTCGACACGCTGTGCGACGCGATCGAGGCCCGCGGGTCCAACGCCCTTCCCGTGTACTGCGGTTCGCTGCGCGGCGCCGACGCCGAGCTGTACGAGCTGCTCGCCAGGACCGATGCGCTGGTCGCCACGGTGCTGGCCGCGGGCGGCACGCGGGCGAGTGACGCCAGTGCCGGCGGGGACGACGAGGCCTGGGACATCGGCGCGCTCGCCGAGCTCAATGTGCCGGTGCTGCAGGGACTGTGCCTGACCTCGTCGAAGGCCACCTGGGAGGCGTCGGACGCGGCCCTGTCCCCCATGGACGCGGCGATGCAGGTGGCGATCCCCGAGTTCGACGGGCGGATCATCACGGTCCCGTTCTCCTTCAAGGAGCAGGGCCCCGACGACGTGCCGGTGTATGTCGCCGATCCGGAGCGCGCCGGACGCGTCGCCGGAATCGCCGTACGCCACGCCCGGTTGAAGCACAAGCCGAACGCCGAGAAGAAGCTCGCGCTCGTCTTCACCGCCTACCCGACCAAGCATTCACGGGTCGGCAACGCCGTCGGTCTCGACACCCCGGCGTCCGCCGTGCGGGTGCTGGACGCGCTGCGCGACGCCGGTTACGCCGTGGAGGGCTACCCCGACAACGGCGACGAGCTGATCCACCGGCTGATCAACGCCGGTGGTCACGATGTGGAGTGGCTGACCGAGGAGCAACTGGCCGCCGCCCCCGCGCGCGTGCCGCTCGCCGACTACCGCGCCTGGTTCGACAAGCTGGAGCCGGACCTGCGCGACGGAATGCTGGAGCACTGGGGCGAGCCGCCGGGCAGCCTGTACGTCGACGGCGACGAGATCGTGCTGGCGTCCCTGCAGTTCGGGAACGTCATCGTGATGATCCAGCCGCCGCGCGGCTTCGGCGAGAACCCGATCGCGATCTACCACGACCCCGATATGCCGCCCTCGCACCACTACATGGCGGCGTACCGCTGGCTGGACAACAGTTTCGGCGCGGACGCGATCGTGCACATGGGCAAGCACGGCACCATGGAGTGGCTGCCGGGCAAGGGGCTCGGACTGTCGGCGGGCTGCGGTCCTGACGCGGTGCTCGGCGAACTGCCGCTGGTGTACCCGTTCATCGTCAACGACCCGGGCGAGGGCACCCAGGCCAAGCGCCGCGGTCACGCCACCGTCGTGGACCATCTGGTGCCGCCGATGGCGCGTGCCGACACCTACGGCGACCTGGCCAAGCTGGAGCAGCTGCTCGACGAGTACGCGCTCGTCAGCGATCTCGACCCGACGAAGGCCCCGGCCGTACGGGCGCAGATCTGGACGCTGGTGAAGGCCGCGGAGCTGCACCACGACCTGCATGTCGACGAGCAGCCGGACGACGGCGAGTTCGACTCGTTCGTCATGCACATCGACGGCTATCTCTGCGAGATCAAGGACGTCCAGATCAGGGACGGTCTGCACATCCTGGGCGGCGGCCCGGAGGCCGAGGCCCGGGTCAATCTCGTACTGGCCGTGCTGCGCGCCTCTCAGGTGTGGGGCGGCACGGCGAACGCGCTGCCGGGCCTTCGGGCTTGTCTCGCCGAGCACTTCGGTCTGGTGGAGAAGGAGCTGCTCGGCGAGCCGGGTGCGCCGGTGAAGGTGCCGGTGGAGCTCACGGAGCTGGTCGAGGGCCCCGCACGGACCGGCGCCGACGCGATCGATCTGCTGGAGCAGCTGTGCCGACGGCTCGCGGAGGGCATGGAGGAGCGCGGGTGGGAGGTGTCCGCCGCTGCCGGTCTGGTGGCTGAGGTGCTGGGCACCGCTGCGCCTTCCGGGGTGACACCCCCTGGACCCATCTGCCCGGACGCGGTGGCCGTGCTGGGCTTCGCCTGCGCGGAGGTCGTGCCGCGGCTGGCCCGTACGACGGACGAGATCGACCATATTCTGCTGGCGCTGGACGGCGGATACGTACCGGCCGGTCCTTCCGGGTCACCGACGCGCGGTCTGGTGAATGTGCTGCCGACCGGCCGCAACTTCTACTCCGTCGACCCCAAGGCGATTCCGTCCCGGCTGTCGTGGGAGGTAGGCCAGGCGCTGGCCGACTCGCTCGTGGCCCGGTATCTCACGGACACGGGTGAGTACCCCAAGTCGGTGGGTCTGACGGTGTGGGGCACATCCGCGATGCGCACCCAGGGCGACGACATCGCCGAGATCCTGGCGCTGCTGGGCTGCCGGCCGGTCTGGGACGACGCGTCGCGGCGGGTCACCGGCTTCGAGGTGGTGCCGGTCGCGGAGCTTGGCCGTCCGCGCATCGATGTGACGGTGCGCATCTCCGGCTTCTTCCGGGACGCCTTCCCGCATGTGGTGGGGCTGATCGACGACGCGGTACGGGCGGTGGCGGAGCTGGACGAGCCGGCCGAGTCCAACTACGTACGGGCGCATGCCGACGAGGACACCGCCGAGCACGGCGACCGGCGGCGCGCCACGGCCCGGATCTTCGGCTCGAAGCCGGGTGCCTATGGTGCGGGGCTGCTGCCGCTGATCGACGCGCGGAACTGGCGCAGCGACGCCGACCTGGCCGAGGTGTACGCGGTGTGGGGCGGTTATGCGTACGGGCGCGGGCTCGAAGGGCGGGCGGCGCGCGGGGACATGGAGACGGCGTTCCGGCGGATCGCGGTCGCGGCGAAGAATGTCGACACCAGGGAGCACGACCTCGTCGACGCCGACGATTACTTCCAGTACCACGGCGGGATGGTCGCGATGGTGCGGCATCTGACCGGTGAGTCGCCCGAGGCGTATGTGGGTGACAGCGCCACACCGGACCAGGTGAAGACGCGCACGCTGGGTGAGGAGACGCACCGGGTGTTCCGGGCGCGGGTGGTCAATCCGCGCTGGATGGCGGCGATGCGGCGGCACGGCTACAAGGGCGCGTTCGAGATGGCCGCGACGGTGGACTACCTGTTCGGGTACGACGCCACGGCGGGTGTCGTGGATGACTGGATGTACGAGAAGCTCTCCGCGGAGTACGTCTTCGACCCCGAGAACCGCGCGTTCATGGAGAAGTCGAACCCGTGGGCGCTGCGGGGCATCACGGAGCGGTTGCTGGAGGCGGCGGACCGGGGGCTGTGGGCGGAGCCGGACGCGGAGACGCTGGAGCGGCTGCGGGCGACGTATCTGGAGCTCGAGGGTGATTTGGAGGGGGACGCGTGA